The following coding sequences lie in one Gymnogyps californianus isolate 813 chromosome 18, ASM1813914v2, whole genome shotgun sequence genomic window:
- the FKBP15 gene encoding FK506-binding protein 15 encodes MFGAAEEDDADFLSPASGARLASLFGLDQTVSSHGNEFFQYTAPKQPKKGQTAAAGQAAQKAPAAPAASGAPSVFVATAVHAYRYTNGQYLKQGKYGAAVVGNHATKEYRILLYISQQQQIATARIHPGFILTVQPNNYSTFYDDQRQNWSIMFESEKAAVDFSKQVCLAKCSSSPVLDSVLYQDLLLGEGQGVEGGDSLEIAYTGWLFQNNGLGQVFDSNVNKDKLLRLKLGSGKVIKGWEEGMMGMKKGGRRYLIIPPAWAYGAQGVAGRVPPDSTLVFEVEVRRVKFVKECSGSDGQSVSSRDSPAPSPVPNSDGFSADTGLLPPSTIPPKPGEPAVRAKSNSISEQLANPDVAKAKLISRMAKMGQPMLPFLAGTAGSQLDSSDSEIEDPNTLRGTTQPVASSSVRPSQPAHAVLPTVSTQVPQVSGSTPPVSSAALIPATIQPHSALPGGAQGFQAYPGMAFAYPQTAASASQLQPVGQMYPAPYQAPGDVTSFLMTEARQHNTEIRMAVSKVVDKMDHLAAKVEELKKQNTGNSSLLPGISSVTMEASMIMSNIQRIIQENERLKQEIFEKSSRIEEQNEKISELIERNQRYVEQSNLLMEQRNHSLQTTNENTQARVLHAEQEKAKVAEELAAATAQVSQLQLELTAHQKKEMDLRKQLSAALQEAERHETQLNKLQAQLAELQEASEDTQTRFKAEKQSRRQLDMKITALEEELTDLKVEKETLERNLAERKKKSLSERAQAEEEMEEIRRSYQQELDKLRQLLKKARTSTDQAAAEQLSLIQAELESQWEVKCERTLALAKEQHVRQYQEVCEQRDALQQQVSQLEEKLAALKHSKKAEEQKLSEFQQRLEQLEPIKEKYLALKSDIVVLKARYEERIRDLEKDQDGSSPADFTEEVKKIMNGVFQSLRGEFELEETYSGRTVLGVVMNTIKTVTLQLLNRQQEKPDHDSKKEDSGTGAARQEGSPGAKTDHEEPMQHSPAQSVAFPADPGEATTGSMVSDQEGESAPLSARPRTPEEEKATQSSGVSEEEKVQGEHLSSTAESCLDPVKGPVLAGQPVPEVDEDFVPAEQRQESSPVGKAESERSPSRVSLQAEVAEPSVLEAKPEEVDVAVLPEKPAAEQKAEEPVGGLEPPPLNGEGGNCTDPSDGASPEKEPASVSNTAQPSSPIIREALGQQELGSSPGQKDSSLFEDDNFFETASHKPVKPRVPSEEEDEEEVSMKGRPPPAPLFGDDDDDDLDWLG; translated from the exons ATGTTcggggcggcggaggaggaCGACGCGGACTTCCTGTCCCCTGCTAGCGG tGCCAGATTGGCCTCTCTCTTTGGTCTGGATCAAACAGTCTCAAGCCATGGAAATGAGTTCTTCCAGTACACTGCACCGAAGCAGCCTAAGAAGGGTCAAACGGCAGCTG cAGGTCAGGCAGCTCAGAAGGCTCCTGCGGCCCCAGCAGCTTCAGGAGCACCATCAGTATTCGTGGCCACTGCGGTTCACGCTTATCGATA TACAAACGGGCAGTACTTGAAGCAAGGCAAGTATGGAGCAGCTGTAGTGGGGAACCATGCTACTAAAGAG TACAGGATCCTCCTTTACATCAGTCAGCAGCAACAGATCGCAACTGCAAGGATCCATCCAGGCTTCATACTCACG GTTCAACCCAACAATTATAGTACGTTCTATGATGATCAGAGACAAAACTGGTCCATCATGTTTGAGtcagaaaaggcagcagtggATTTCAGTAAACAG GTGTGCCTTGCCAaatgcagcagctccccagtgcTCGATTCAGTCCTCTACCAGGATCTCCTTCTTGGAGAAGGGCAGGGAGTAGAAGGAGGAGACTCTCTGGAGATTGCCTATACGGGTTGGCTGTTCCAGAACAACGGGCTTGGACAG GTGTTTGACTCAAATGTTAACAAAGACAAGCTGTTGCGGCTAAAGCTGGGATCTGGAAAGGTCATCAAG GGCTGGGAAGAAGGAATGATGGGGATGAAGAAAGGAGGGCGAAGGTATCTCATTATTCCTCCGGCATGGGCCTACGGGGCTCAGGGAGTGGCTGGCCGTGTCCCTCCAGACTCTACTTTAGTTTTTGAGGTGGAAGTTAGGCGG GTGAAGTTTGTAAAGGAATGCTCTGGTTCAGATGGACAGAGTGTTAGTTCAAGGGATTCTCCTGCACCTTCTCCGGTACCGAATTCAGATGGCTTCTCTGCAGACACTGGTTTATTGCCTCCATCTACAATACCTCCAAAGCCTGG GGAGCCGGCTGTTCGGGCCAAGTCAAACTCCATCAGTGAACAGCTAGCA aaTCCAGATGTAGCAAAGGCAAAGCTAATTTCTCGGATGGCTAAAATGGGACAGCCCATGCTGCCTTTCCTTGCCGGAACAGCAGGTAGTCAACTGGACTCCAGTGACTCGGAAATAGAG GATCCAAATACACTGAGAGGGACGACGCAGCCAGTGGCTTCATCTTCAGTGAGACCATCACAGCCAGCTCACGCAGTACTGCCCACAGTGTCAACACAAG tacCTCAGGTATCTGGTTCTACACCCCCGGTATCTTCTGCTGCTTTAATACCTGCAACGATCCAGCCCCAttcagctctgcctggaggagcaCAGGGCTTTCAG GCGTATCCAGGAATGGCATTTGCTTACCCCCAAACGGCTGCATCTGCTTCTCAGCTCCAGCCTGTAGGACAGATGTATCCCGCACCTTACCAAG CACCCGGGGACGTTACTTCCTTTTTGATGACAGAAGCTCGGCAGCATAACACTGAAATCCGAATGGCCGTTAGCAAAGTAGTAGATAAAATGGATCATCTGGCTGCCAAG GTGGAGGagttgaagaaacaaaacactggtAACAGCTCGCTACTGCCTGGTATCTCCTCTGTTACTATGGAAGCCTCCATGATCATGAGCAATATCCAACGCATAATCCAG GAGAATGAGAGACTGAAGCAAGAGATATTTGAGAAGAGCAGTCGGATTGAGGAGCAGAATGAGAAGATCAGCGAGTTGATTGAGCGGAATCAGAG ATATGTTGAACAAAGTAACTTGCTAATGGAGCAGAGGAACCATTCACTGcaaacaacaaatgaaaacacGCAGGCAAGAGTGTTGCATGCAGAACAGGAGAAG GCCAAAGTTGCAGAGGAGTTAGCAGCTGCCACAGCCCAGgtttcccagctgcagctggagctgactGCCCACCAGAAGAAGGAAATGGACCTGCGGAAACAGCTGTCTGCTGCCCTGCAGGAGGCCGAGCGACATGAGACGCAGCTCAACAAACTGCAGGCACAGTTAGCAG AGCTCCAAGAAGCCTCTGAGGACACTCAGACTAGATTCAAAGCCGAGAAGCAAAGCCGCAGACAGCTGGACATGAAGATTACGGCATTGGAAGAAGAGCTAACGGACCTAAAAGTGGAAAAGGAGACTCTTGAAAGG AATcttgcagagaggaagaagaaatcccTCTCGGAGAGAGCTcaagcagaggaagagatggaagaaataCGCAGATCATATCAGCAGGAACTGGACAAGCTTCGACAGTTGCTGAAAAAGGCACGGACTTCGACTgaccaggcagcagcagagcag CTATCGCTCatccaggcagagctggaatCCCAGTGGGAAGTCAAATGTGAACGTACGCTGGCCTTGGCCAAGGAGCAGCATGTTAGACAGTACCAGGAGGTGTGTGAGCAGAGAgatgccctgcagcagcaggtgtCCCAGCTGGAAGAGAAG CTTGCGGCTCTAAAACACTCgaaaaaagcagaggagcaaaAATTGTCTGAGTTTCAGCAACGTTTGGAGCAACTAGAGCCTATCAAAGAGAAG TATTTAGCCTTGAAATCTGATATTGTGGTGCTGAAGGCTCGCTATGAAGAACGCATCCGAGACCTGGAGAAGGATCAGGATGGATCTTCACCTGCAGACTTCACAGAAGAA GTAAAGAAGATAATGAATGGTGTATTTCAATCTCTTCGGGGTGAATTTGAGCTGGAAGagacatacagtggcaggacaGTTCTGGGTGTCGTCATGAACACTATTAAG ACTGtaacactgcagctactcaacaggcagcaggagaaacCAGATCATGACAGTAAAAAGGAGGACTCTGGAACAGGAGCAGCGAGACAGGAGGGATCACCTGGAGCAAAGACTGACCACGAAGAGCCCATGCAACATAGCCCAGCACAGAGTGTTGCATTCCCAGCTGATCCTGGGGAAGCAACCACAGGCTCCATGGTGTCTGACCAGGAAGGCGAGTCTGCTCCTCTGTCTGCCAGGCCCAGAACtcctgaggaggagaaggcaacaCAGAGCAGCGGGGTGTCAGAAGAGGAGAAGGTCCAGGGGGAGCATCTCTCTTCCACAGCTGAATCCTGCCTGGATCCTGTTAAGGGGCCTGTACTTGCagggcagcctgttcctgagGTGGATGAGGACTTTGTCCCAGCTGAgcaaaggcaggagagcagTCCCGTCGGGAAAGCTGAGTCTGAACGCAGTCCCTCCAGGGTATCTTTGCAGGCAGAAGTTGCAGAACCTTCTGTTCTAGAAGCCAAGCCAGAAGAAGTGGATGTGGCAGTGCTTCCAGAAAAGCCAGCTGCGGAGCAGAAGGCGGAGGAGCCTGTGGGAGGTTTAGAGCCCCCTCCCTTaaatggggagggagggaactGCACAGACCCATCAGACGGAGCTAGCCCCGAGAAGGAGCCTGCTTCAGTATCCAACACAGCCCAGCCGAGCTCACCTATCATCAGAGAAGCCCTGGGACAGCAGGAACTGGGCTCCAGCCCCGGGCAAAAAGATTCCAG ccTCTTTGAGGATGACAACTTCTTTGAAACAGCATCTCATAAACCAGTGAAGCCTCGAGTTCCCTCtgaagaggaggatgaggaggaagtG AGCATGAAGGGCCGTCCCCCTCCAGCTCCGCTCTTTGGTGATGATGACGACGACGATCTGGACTGGCTGGGATGA